From one Mycosarcoma maydis chromosome 17, whole genome shotgun sequence genomic stretch:
- the egl3 gene encoding endoglucanase 3, with translation MNNKMKQILPIVFAAITFASTATAYNPPTGPFATRFWDCCPAAFAWSSDKVAVHSPVDMCEKDGVTPIPQKSQLSGKNGCQGGNMFACNCITPWMDTVDPELAYGYGAYNIHDPDGTIESACYLVEFLPQDPNGKTMKVRKMIVQNINTSQELPKGSWDLNLAGGGVGAWPQGCTGQWGTDWGKQYGGVDNEQSCCSLPEGLRSSCLFRFRMLGENPGLALTPKRVRCPVGIIDRSGSQRQDDASVAPYSGKTDKTGYPAPDKYQRNRSVCQNVDPIGIVTSVCGGTPGGARLPKGSGMIRQDGPGATVPDDSTGSTPAVGQPEGYGAAPDASGLTGGGKTDAGSPTGEAPTTPENGVEGDKVPTAPDEQMSSGASQPGASVSSQDNLPQDTAPHDQDRGVGAGAGISLPNFTGSQGASADGYHPENHGGRSAGHRRGVCAPAKHRR, from the coding sequence ATGAACAACAAGATGAAGCAGATCCTTCCGATCGTGTTTGCCGCTATCACATTCGCCTCGACTGCTACAGCCTACAATCCACCAACCGGGCCGTTTGCTACCCGATTCTGGGACTGTTGCCCCGCCGCTTTTGCCTGGAGCAGCGACAAGGTGGCTGTACATTCTCCAGTGGATATGTGCGAAAAGGACGGCGTCACTCCGATCCCGCAGAAAAGTCAGCTGTCTGGAAAGAATGGCTGCCAAGGCGGTAACATGTTTGCCTGCAATTGTATCACGCCATGGATGGATACTGTCGACCCGGAGCTAGCTTATGGTTACGGCGCCTACAATATCCATGATCCGGATGGCACAATCGAAAGCGCATGCTACTTAGTCGAGTTCTTACCTCAAGATCCCAACGGTAAAACGATGAAGGTGCGCAAGATGATCGTGCAGAACATTAACACGAGCCAAGAGCTTCCCAAGGGCAGCTGGGACCTCAACCTGGCCGGTGGCGGGGTAGGAGCCTGGCCTCAGGGATGCACCGGCCAATGGGGAACCGATTGGGGTAAACAGTATGGCGGCGTAGATAACGAGCAgtcgtgctgctcgctccCCGAAGGCCTTCGTTCATCGTGCTTGTTCCGCTTCAGAATGCTCGGTGAGAACCCTGgcttggccttgacgcCAAAGCGAGTGCGATGTCCGGTCGGTATCATCGACCGAAGCGGTTCGCAGAGGCAGGACGATGCAAGCGTAGCACCATACAGTGGTAAGACGGACAAGACTGGCTATCCAGCCCCTGACAAGTATCAGCGCAACCGAAGTGTCTGCCAAAACGTCGATCCAATCGGCATCGTAACCTCCGTTTGCGGCGGGACTCCCGGTGGGGCTCGCCTGCCCAAGGGTTCAGGTATGATTCGTCAAGACGGGCCTGGAGCAACTGTTCCCGATGACAGCACGGGCTCAACACCTGCAGTGGGTCAGCCAGAGGGCTACGGTGCGGCTCCCGATGCAAGCGGGCTCACCGGTGGTGGTAAGACGGACGCCGGATCTCCGACAGGTGAGGCGCCAACGACACCTGAGAACGGGGTCGAGGGTGACAAAGTCCCAACTGCACCTGACGAGCAGATGTCGAGTGGAGCTTCTCAACCTGGAGCAAGTGTCTCGTCGCAGGACAATCTTCCCCAAGACACGGCGCCTCACGATCAGGACAGAGGGGTTGGTGCTGGGGCCGGAATATCTCTGCCCAACTTTACAGGCTCTCAAGGTGCTTCTGCCGATGGGTACCATCCCGAGAATCACGGCGGCAGATCTGCTGGTCACCGTCGCGGAGTGTGTGCTCCTGCTAAGCACAGACGTTGA
- a CDS encoding uncharacterized protein (related to TCB3 - protein localized to membranes, bud-enriched) has product MASILKHKDHAAAASAAVAPSEPTEEQINAAQAQDAAEYAAINARLKQNEAAGARVLEFDENATPQEKAAQAAKGMDRIKPKTAPATAESLGIASDLGGKKVDPTLSLKDVEKLNEQEKAADGSLPAGQSNVNLPPGTVAGWAAASLAARGLPLDRAVNSEEEAQRDLISTFIGESYLGYFWWNASVIILAVLFTYFATRLGGGLASIFIIGAFCSTYYNASMRRTRQRARDDITRELAKKKMVSEHESAEWINHFLSRFWLIYEPVLSATIIGIVDQILVQNCPSFLDSIRMTTFTLGTKAPRIDSVRTFPNTEEDVVMMDWKFNFTPSDVLDLTVKQARQKINPKIVLTVRIGKGFVGAGLPILLEDINFVGHIRLRMKLMSAFPHVQLVDMSFIEPPKIDYVLKPIGGNTFGFDIGNIPGLSDFIQGQIHANLGPMMYNPNVFTINLEQMMSGTPLDTAIGVLQVNIWSARNLKGVKLGGGTPDPYVALSIDNRDVLAKTSIKKGTANPQFKETKFVLLNNLNGMLTMAIMDYNEHRPDSTLGQAAFDLKELMDDPEQEHLSTPVILDAKERGEVQYSLSYYPVFKPEVGEDGQPKPLPETRSGVVRFTLHQAKELDKRSGFGGELCPKGRIKLNGQVVKDTIVIKRTTNPIFEMPIEFLVTDRKKAVITVEILDDRDLRSDPVVAYLSIRLEDLLAAKEKQQDWFPLKSSKNGRVRISAQWKPVQMSGSMNGSSGYTPAIGAVKFWIKRATDVKNVEGMTGGKSDPYVQLRARGQAVDGSTIVNNNLNPEWNEILYAPVHTLREKITLEVMDYQNTGKDRSLGNVEVDVAQLATESNSADPRVRYTGTGKQVHKDKIHLGRGIYKGQIEFDCEFLPAVNLKGAEFDERENEAVAKSGAILEEPEEEGEMPTSKVSNGSDAANGLNKVNGASESGAVINGAGAAGAAAAALGHDKKDSTTSTTAANGRPSTVAEKAEEGIFMSKEQLLQEQSGIIVFNILQGQLPGNKKNARLEVLFDDGYWPAYITEKARTAHHTWDEVGESVVKELDWSKFLLKLRTGDGDDDVFAEFAGNTKDVLEKALNSQYELRLHNAAGAQVASVVMECRYIPINLHLEPVESVNNQGFLRVDLVHARNLRAADRGNRSDPYFAFVLNGERLAKSKVVKKTLNPDFNENLGEFKVPSRVHAEAIFEAYDWDQVGTPDKLGKAQVDLAVLEPFEPFEKTYALTGSGSTDTSEVTLRFVFKPDFVTNRERKGTSISRTFTSGVAGVGRAGAGGVMTVGTGVGKVGMGVGKVGFGVGKGVVGVAGKGVGGVTKGVGSLIRPGGRKVSASEIAAGEEALMVPAIDEPVVPAYASDGLPASSAGAGLSAGLNIPVPAIPENASRASFEHDSRSMAESQGTPSKRRSRLHNPFKRHDK; this is encoded by the coding sequence ATGGCGTCAATCCTCAAACATAAGGAccacgcagcagctgcgtctgcgGCTGTTGCTCCCTCCGAGCCCACCGAAGAGCAAATCAACGCTGCTCAGGCGCAAGACGCTGCCGAGTACGCTGCTATCAACGCCCGGTTGAAACAGAACGAGGCTGCGGGTGCTCGTGTTCTTGAGTTTGATGAAAATGCTACGCCACAAGAAAAAGCTGCTCAGGCTGCTAAGGGCATGGATCGCATCAAGCCCAAGACCGCCCCAGCTACCGCTGAAAGCTTAGGCATCGCCAGTGACCTTGGCGGCAAAAAGGTTGACCCTACTCTCAGCCTCAAGGATGTTGAAAAGCTCAACGAACAGGAAAAGGCTGCAGATGGCTCTCTCCCTGCCGGACAGTCCAATGTCAACCTTCCGCCTGGTACGGTGGCAGGCTGGGCTGCTGCGTCTCTTGCCGCTAGAGGTCTTCCGCTCGACCGAGCAGTCAACTCTGAAGAAGAGGCTCAACGCGACTTGATCAGCACTTTTATCGGCGAGAGTTATCTGGGCTACTTTTGGTGGAATGCCTCGgtcatcatcctcgctgTGCTTTTCACCTACTTTGCTACGCGCCTCGGTGGTGGTCTTGCCTCTATCTTCATCATCGGTGCCTTCTGCTCAACCTACTACAATGCAAGCATGCGCCGCACTCGGCAGCGCGCGCGAGACGATATCACTCGTGAACTCGCCAAAAAGAAGATGGTTTCGGAACATGAGTCGGCCGAATGGATCAACCACTTCCTATCGCGCTTCTGGCTCATCTATGAGCCTGTTCTCTCAGCCACTATCATCGGCATTGTTGACCAGATCTTGGTGCAGAATTGCCCCTCATTCCTTGACTCGATTCGCATGACTACTTTCACCTTGGGCACCAAAGCCCCTCGCATCGATTCAGTTCGAACCTTTCCCAACACCGAAGAAGACGTCGTCATGATGGACTGGAAGTTTAACTTCACCCCTAGTGATGTTCTTGACCTTACCGTCAAGCAGGCCAGGCAAAAGATCAATCCCAAGATCGTCCTCACCGTCCGTATCGGAAAAGGCTTTGTGGGTGCAGGTCTCCCAATCTTGCTCGAGGACATCAACTTTGTCGGACACATTCGACTCCGCATGAAGCTCATGAGCGCCTTCCCTCATGTGCAGCTTGTAGACATGTCGTTCATCGAGCCACCCAAGATCGACTATGTCCTCAAGCCAATCGGTGGTAACACGTTCGGCTTCGACATCGGCAACATCCCTGGTCTTTCTGACTTTATCCAGGGCCAGATCCACGCCAATCTCGGGCCCATGATGTACAACCCCAATGTCTTCACCATCAACCTTGAGCAGATGATGTCTGGAACCCCGCTCGACACGGCGATTGGTGTCCTTCAGGTCAACATCTGGTCAGCACGCAATCTGAAGGGTGTTAAGCTCGGTGGAGGCACGCCAGACCCATACGTTGCCCTCTCCATCGATAACCGAGATGTGCTCGCCAAAACCTCCATCAAGAAAGGTACTGCGAATCCACAGTTCAAGGAGACCAAGTtcgtgctgctcaacaaccTCAATGGTATGCTTACCATGGCCATCATGGACTACAACGAGCACCGTCCCGATTCCACTCTTGGTCAGGCCGCCTTTGACCTCAAGGAGCTCATGGACGATCCTGAACAGGAGCACCTAAGCACCCccgtcatcctcgacgcCAAGGAGCGCGGCGAGGTCCAGTACTCACTCTCGTATTATCCGGTCTTCAAGCCCGAAGTAGGCGAGGACGGCCAGCCAAAGCCCTTGCCCGAAACTCGGTCAGGCGTTGTCCGCTTCACTCTTCACCAAGCGaaagagctcgacaagcgctCTGGATTCGGTGGAGAACTGTGCCCCAAAGGTCGTATCAAGCTCAACGGCCAAGTTGTCAAGGACACAATCGTCATCAAGCGCACTACTAATCCCATCTTTGAAATGCCGATCGAGTTCCTCGTCACCGACCGCAAGAAGGCTGTCATCACTGTCGAGATTCTCGACGATCGCGACCTGCGCTCGGATCCAGTGGTTGCGTACCTCAGCATCCGACTCGAAGACCTGCTTGCAGCGAAGGAAAAGCAGCAAGATTGGTTCCCGCTCAAGAGCTCTAAGAACGGTCGTGTACGCATCTCGGCGCAATGGAAGCCAGTGCAGATGTCAGGCAGCATGAATGGAAGCAGCGGCTACACGCCCGCTATCGGTGCCGTCAAGTTCTGGATCAAGCGAGCCACGGATGTCAAGAATGTCGAGGGTATGACTGGAGGCAAGTCGGATCCCTATGTTCAGCTCCGCGCTCGTGGACAAGCCGTCGACGGTTCAACAATTGTCAACAACAACCTCAACCCTGAGTGGAACGAGATCCTCTATGCACCCGTGCACACGCTGCGGGAGAAGATCACACTCGAGGTCATGGACTATCAGAACACGGGCAAAGATCGCTCTCTCGGCAATGTCGAGGTTGACGTGGCCCAGCTCGCTACCGAGTCGAACAGTGCCGATCCGCGAGTTCGGTACACGGGCACTGGCAAGCAGGTGCACAAAGACAAGATTCATCTGGGACGCGGTATCTACAAGGGCCAGATCGAGTTCGACTGCGAGTTCCTGCCGGCGGTCAACCTCAAGGGCGCCGAgttcgacgagcgagagaaTGAAGCGGTCGCAAAAAGCGGCGCTATTCTGGAGGAACCCGAGGAAGAAGGTGAGATGCCCACGTCCAAAGTATCCAACGGGTCCGATGCAGCCAATGGTCTTAATAAGGTCAATGGCGCGAGTGAGTCCGGTGCGGTCATAAACGgtgcaggagcagcaggagcagcagctgctgctttaGGCCACGACAAGAAGGATTCAACCACATCCACGACAGCTGCCAACGGTCGTCCTTCCACCGTCGCTGAAAAGGCTGAGGAAGGTATCTTCATGTCCAAGGAGCAGCTTCTTCAAGAGCAGTCCGGAATCATCGTTTTCAACATTTTGCAGGGTCAGCTGCCGGGTAACAAGAAGAACGCCCGTCTTGAGGTGCTGTTCGATGATGGCTACTGGCCCGCCTACATCACTGAAAAGGCACGAACGGCCCACCATACCTGGGACGAGGTGGGCGAATCGGTGGTCAAAGAGCTTGATTGGTCCAAGTTCCTCCTGAAACTACGAACgggcgacggcgacgatgatgtATTTGCCGAGTTTGCAGGCAACACCAAGGACGTTCTGGAGAAGGCTCTCAATTCGCAATATGAATTGCGACTTCATAACGCCGCCGGCGCTCAGGTGGCTAGTGTGGTGATGGAGTGCAGATATATTCCCATCAACCTGCACCTCGAACCGGTTGAGAGCGTCAACAACCAGGGTTTCCTCCGTGTAGACCTGGTCCACGCTCGTAACCTTCGGGCCGCCGATCGAGGCAACCGCTCGGACCCGTACTTCGCTTTTGTGCTCAACGGCGAGCGTTTGGCCAAGTCCAAGGTGGTGAAGAAGACGCTCAACCCAGATTTCAACGAGAATCTGGGAGAGTTCAAGGTGCCCTCTCGAGTGCATGCCGAGGCCATCTTCGAGGCGTACGACTGGGACCAGGTCGGTACGCCTGACAAGCTTGGTAAAGCGCAGGTGGATCTGGCGGTGCTCGAACCTTTTGAGCCGTTCGAGAAGACGTACGCACTCACCGGAAGTGGATCGACAGATACTTCGGAAGTGACGCTGCGCTTCGTGTTCAAGCCGGACTTTGTCACAAACCGCGAGCGAAAGGGTACCAGCATCAGCCGCACGTTTACATCCGGAGTCGCGGGAGTGGGGCGTGCTGGAGCCGGAGGTGTGATGACGGTGGGAACAGGAGTCGGCAAGGTCGGCATGGGAGTCGGCAAGGTCGGCTTTGGTGTTGGTAAGGGTGTGGTTGGTGTTGCAGGTAAGGGTGTCGGTGGTGTTACCAAAGGTGTTGGCAGCCTCATCCGTCCCGGCGGCCGCAAGGTatcggcgagcgagattGCGGCGGGTGAAGAAGCCTTGATGGTTCCAGCCATAGACGAGCCAGTGGTGCCAGCGTACGCAAGCGACGGCCTCCCCGCCTCTTCTGCTGGCGCTGGTTTGTCTGCTGGGCTCAACATCCCAGTGCCAGCTATACCGGAAAACGCGTCTCGTGCCAGCTTTGAACATGATTCACGCTCCATGGCCGAGTCGCAAGGTACACCATCGAAGCGCAGATCCAGGCTGCACAACCCTTTCAAGCGTCATGACAAATGA
- a CDS encoding uncharacterized protein (related to CBP3 - mitochondrial protein required for assembly of cytochrome bc1 complex), protein MIVKASFSTLAVATRSAILLPSTSTAVMTTTRTYSSTSVLNKASASSSSKDKPNSLLHTSQLSPSAPPPSKEPYSPVTVAIVKGLAKLMGYNSLTSTSIRVTSDLYDRCAERAHIERAFWYGDCALPETYQTWFQITNLHVYLLLARFRAFDKAANKTYSQELINHFFIDAESRMRDRFGVQTSRLVKGYMRDMHMQQRGSVLGYDEGLASGDATLAQAVWRNIWGAGWGTVAGVKRKLAGVDKLVKGEKDDPEGQPVLARDAAITDPRIASSRNASVYARAAAESLGADRANADASTLASQAHNPATMPAPANILPATDPLAAAHPELAFPYHLHRIVTFIRAESLRLANLSDREVMLGSLDPKSPPTATSSEHTSNANLSIAAFRRI, encoded by the coding sequence ATGATTGTCAAAGCTTCTTTCTCCACCTTGGCTGTGGCCACCCGGAGCGCCATTCTGCTGCCCAGCACTTCGACAGCTGTCATGACCACTACCAGAACATACTCTTCTACGTCCGTTCTCAACAAGGCATctgcatcatcgtcgtccaaggATAAGCCCAACTCACTGCTTCACACATCTCAGCTCTCTCCCAGCGCACCGCCTCCCTCCAAGGAACCCTACTCCCCCGTCACAgtcgccatcgtcaagGGCCTAGCGAAATTGATGGGCTACAACTCGCTTACATCTACCTCGATCCGAGTCACCTCGGACTTGTACGATCGATGTGCTGAACGAGCTCATATAGAGCGAGCTTTCTGGTACGGTGACTGCGCTCTACCGGAAACCTACCAGACCTGGTTCCAGATTACGAATCTTCACGTCTACCTGCTTCTCGCGCGTTTCCGAGCATTCGACAAAGCGGCCAACAAGACGTACAGCCAAGAGTTGATCAATCACTTTTTCATCGATGCCGAGTCTCGTATGCGCGATCGATTTGGTGTTCAGACGTCTAGACTCGTCAAAGGGTATATGCGCGATATGCacatgcagcagcgcggATCGGTGCTCGGATACGACGAAGGGTTGGCCAGTGGAGATGCGACGTTGGCGCAGGCGGTGTGGAGGAACATCTGGGGCGCTGGTTGGGGTACTGTGGCTGGCGTCAAGCGTAAGCTCGCAGGCGTCGATAAATTGGTCAAGGGCGAGAAGGACGATCCGGAGGGTCAGCCGGTATTGGCTAGGGATGCTGCGATTACGGATCCAAGGATCGCTTCGAGTCGCAATGCAAGCGTCTACGCTCGAGCGGCTGCTGAAAGTCTCGGCGCTGATCGCGCGAATGCAGACGCTTCTACACTGGCTTCCCAAGCGCACAATCCAGCTACGATGCCAGCACCTGCCAACATCCTTCCCGCCACCGACCcccttgctgctgcgcatccCGAGTTGGCTTTTCCCTACCACCTCCACCGCATCGTCACCTTCATTCGTGCCGAGTCGCTCCGCCTCGCAAACCTCTCCGACCGAGAAGTCATGCTTGGCAGTTTGGATCCCAAatcaccaccaacagcaacctCTTCCGAACACACATCAAATGCCAACCtcagcatcgctgctttccGTCGTATCTGA
- a CDS encoding type 2C protein phosphatase PTC6 (related to protein phosphatase 2c), which yields MSTPSKPLRSVQIRSAVYTTCRSSSDRFAASQTSSLLPGKGKQRENDASTLSTISCGCHFQQRRHQQTFVRTVSPAGAQVRVQLKSTRSGVFGLSTSRGTRAYQEDTASVSCLHVPVDELRRNYLKLHSLSSSAAGAAAANAALEWDPEKAGGEELAGQVVWFGCFDGHGGQQVSSFLRDQLHRTFESVEKDMVTDTVQYTRELGGYFRRFTGGVLERWVRKDRLKPVRAIAAAGRRPPTLANTAKTTEAGSKQDDVRYKSTEEQVDHLTKPDSLSDMLSDEGQAQDSSKTILQPTRQDGAVKIGGNVDGLGKKTAGSELPAGSAELGWDKLIERIPPPEGMEKETMTMAERLTLAWLVADRQIQSSPELDVGGSTASVALLHSLDMPSIPWYSSEFVGLHVAHVGDTRMLMCSVKDGKAVPLTSYHHPDDRSESERLRKMGAGMITDSFGEARWMGALANTRAFGDSRFKKVGITVEPEIFSQVIRGSDYGFVIAFSDGVGGVMSDQEVVDLCRNAKHPTQAAQNVLTFAEELGAQDNCTVIVIPLKGWAKVGGQDVTRERREMRRSKIDLYRDNRR from the coding sequence ATGTCTACCCCGTCCAAGCCACTTCGATCGGTCCAGATTCGATCTGCTGTGTATACAACGTGTAGGAGTTCATCGGATCGATTTGCTGCCTCTCAAACATCCTCTTTGTTGCcaggcaaaggcaagcagaGGGAGAATGACGCGTCTACCCTGTCGACTATCTCGTGTGGGTGTCACTTTCAGCAGCGGCGTCATCAGCAGACGTTTGTCCGTACGGTTTCGCCAGCCGGCGCGCAAGTTCGTGTCCAGCTCAAGTCGACCCGCAGCGGCGTGTTCGGCCTGTCGACCAGCCGTGGTACACGCGCGTACCAAGAAGATACCGCGTCTGTATCGTGTCTGCACGTGCCCGTGGACGAGCTGAGGCGCAACTACCTCAAGCTTCACTCACTTTCGTCGTcagctgcaggtgcagctgcggccAATGCTGCATTGGAGTGGGACCCAGAGAAAGCAGGCGGAGAAGAGCTGGCTGGTCAGGTGGTCTGGTTTGGGTGCTTCGATGGACATGGTGGTCAGCAAGTGTCAAGCTTCTTGCGTGATCAACTCCACCGAACATtcgaaagcgtcgagaAGGACATGGTCACAGATACCGTGCAGTATACAAGGGAACTTGGAGGATACTTTCGGCGATTCACTGGAGGCGTACTCGAGCGATGGGTGCGAAAAGATAGACTAAAACCTGTGCGAGCCATCGCCGCCGCTGGACGGCGGCCTCCGACATTAGCAAATACAGCCAAGACAACAGAGGCCGGCTCAAAGCAGGATGATGTCAGATACAAGAGCACGGAGGAACAAGTGGACCATCTCACCAAGCCGGATTCGTTGTCCGATATGTTGAGCGATGAAGGTCAAGCGCAAGattcgagcaagacgatcctCCAGCCTACTCGTCAAGACGGGGCTGTCAAGATCGGCGGTAATGTGGATGGACTCGGCAAGAAGACAGCTGGAAGTGAACTGCCTGCTGGAAGCGCAGAGCTAGGCTGGGATAAGCTGATCGAGCGTATCCCGCCTCCCGAAGGAATGGAGAAAGAGACCATGACTATGGCCGAGCGTCTCACTCTGGCGTGGCTCGTCGCAGATCGACAGATCCAGAGTTCACCTGAACTCGATGTTGGGGGTAGCACAGCTTCGGTGGCTTTGCTTCACTCGCTGGACATGCCTTCGATCCCGTGGTATTCGTCCGAATTTGTGGGTCTGCATGTTGCACATGTAGGCGACACGCGCATGCTCATGTGTTCTGTGAAAGACGGTAAGGCTGTCCCGCTTACTAGTTACCACCATCCCGACGATCGATCCGAGTCAGAGCGACTGCGCAAGATGGGCGCCGGAATGATCACCGATTCGTTcggcgaggcgagatggatggGTGCGTTGGCCAACACGCGTGCATTTGGCGACTCGCGATTCAAAAAGGTCGGCATCACGGTGGAGCCCGAGATCTTTTCGCAGGTGATCCGCGGAAGCGACTACGgcttcgtgattgcattCAGCGATGGTGTCGGTGGCGTCATGTCGGACCAAGAGGTGGTGGATCTGTGCAGGAACGCGAAACACCCGACTCAGGCAGCGCAGAACGTACTGACATTTGCAGAAGAGCTGGGCGCACAGGATAACTGCACAGTCATCGTGATTCCGCTCAAAGGTTGGGCCAAGGTTGGAGGTCAAGATGTGACCCGAGAGAGGCGCGAAATGCGCCGGTCCAAGATTGACCTTTATCGAGACAACCGCAGGTAA